The following coding sequences lie in one Eschrichtius robustus isolate mEscRob2 chromosome 10, mEscRob2.pri, whole genome shotgun sequence genomic window:
- the PLPP6 gene encoding polyisoprenoid diphosphate/phosphate phosphohydrolase PLPP6, protein MPSPRRNAEGRPLAACAPSSSGSPAHGGGGGGGRFEFQSLLSSRAPGADPTCARLRASESPVHRRGSFPLAGAGSSPALPPPLPEEDRMDLNPSFLGIALRSLLAIDLWLSKKLGVCAGESSSWGSVRPLMKLLEISGHGIPWLLGTLYCLSRSDSCAGREVLMNLLFSLLLDLLLVALIKGLVRRRRPAHNQMDMFFTLSVDKYSFPSGHATRAALVSRFILNHLVLAIPLRVLVVLWAFILGLSRVMLGRHNVTDVAFGFFLGYMQYSIVDYCWLSPHNAPVLFVLWNQQ, encoded by the coding sequence ATGCCGAGCCCCCGGAGGAACGCCGAGGGACGCCCGCTGGCCGCCTGCGCCCCGAGCAGCAGCGGCAGCCCGGCccatggcggcggcggcggcggcggcaggttCGAGTTCCAGTCCCTGCTCAGCAGCCGCGCGCCGGGCGCCGACCCCACCTGCGCCCGGCTCCGCGCGTCCGAGAGCCCAGTGCACCGCCGCGGCTCGTTCCCCCTGGCCGGGGCGGGCTCCTCGCCGGCGCTCCCGCCCCCGCTGCCCGAGGAGGACCGCATGGACCTGAACCCGTCCTTCCTGGGCATCGCCCTGCGCTCCCTGCTGGCCATCGACCTGTGGCTGTCTAAGAAGCTGGGGGTGTGTGCGGGGGAGAGCTCATCCTGGGGCAGCGTGAGGCCCCTTATGAAATTGCTGGAGATCTCGGGACACGGCATCCCCTGGCTGCTGGGCACCCTCTACTGCCTGTCCAGGAGCGACAGCTGCGCCGGGCGAGAAGTGCTGATGAACCTGCTCTTCTCCCTGCTGTTGGACCTGCTGCTGGTGGCCCTGATCAAGGGGCTGGTCCGCAGGCGCCGCCCGGCCCACAACCAGATGGACATGTTTTTCACCCTTTCGGTGGACAAGTACTCCTTCCCTTCGGGCCATGCCACCAGGGCCGCCCTGGTGTCACGGTTCATCCTGAACCACCTAGTGCTGGCCATCCCACTGAGGGTGCTGGTGGTACTGTGGGCCTTCATCTTGGGTCTCTCCAGGGTCATGCTGGGGCGGCACAATGTCACCGACGTGGCTTTTGGCTTTTTTCTGGGCTACATGCAGTACAGCATCGTGGACTATTGCTGGCTTTCACCGCACAATGCTCCAGTCCTCTTTGTA